The Papilio machaon chromosome 2, ilPapMach1.1, whole genome shotgun sequence genome segment tgacaaaacagagatgacaatatgttttaaacggatattttggtctcggaaacccacggtaatgtgaatatatatatacccaTCTTTTATGTTAGAACGAAGTCAACGCTTCAACGTCTAACTTCCGTAATACGTCAAGGAGACGAAGTagagagatttttttaatcctgcTTGCTAAATATCTGCTTATTGACTATTTGTATATTCTAACTATGTAGGTAGTTATAATCTACAGTTTGGACATGTACGTAGCGAACATTTCACGCGTGACGTCGCCCGAGGCAGGCCATAAATTAGGGGCCGATATAGAAAATGCGACAAACTGTCTTTATCGACGATTCCGTATGCTAACCACTCCGCTCTAAGGATAAATCTCGACGTCACACTTCCTTGAAACTTATCTAAGCTTTGTTATTTATgcaaaaaggttttattgtatgaaatgtccctcataaaaaacataaatcacTTCCACAATAGTTACGTAGAAAAAAAGAAGTCGCGTAAAACAGAGACTGGACTAAGCTTTCTTAATCAAAATCACCGTCTCTATTAGTATTCTACTTTAAGGGAATTATGAGGCAATTGGTCTCGTGATACTCATAGTTAAACGAAACTACCTTTTCgtctttcttctttttatcCTTATTCTAAATCTCTTTGAGTCTACTAACCTAACCCTAGGCACTTTTTTTCTATAGAACGTCGCTCATTTAACCTTTTCACCgttaatgtaaacattttttaggtTAAGCTTTAAACGACCACTAGTACATTATGTGTCCATCCGTCGCTAGTAACTCAGCGCATAGTTTGTCGCTCGGGAATAGAAGCTACTAAAACACTCGGACAACTGTTTACCGCTCGAAACATTGCTTAAGTTTGATGGTTGTTGTAACCATCAAAGCTCCACAATGATGTCAGGGCCACAATAAAATGATCCCAAGCCAAATAAAACAGATcaagtataaaatttatctgaAATAAGGAAACAGTGAAAAACATTTCACCACAACGTTAAACGAAATAATATATCACTTAGTGATTGTGATCAATATGCGGCGACCTTCTGTGCTCTATCAAaagtaacaaagaaaattacacGTTGTTCAATGTATAAATAACTCGATAAAACAATTTACCGATAAATGTACTACGTGGCGACAAAAAGTAGTCTCAGTCGTCATAGTTGAAAAACATACACGAAAGAAGAGATTCTCTCTAAAGTAATATGAAGtgtatacaattaaaatccTATCTATAACACTTGTTAGAAAAACCATCAAAGAAGGCAAAAATCAGTTATTAAGTAATCAATGCCAAAAACAAAAGCTAATCACACAGGACTATCCTACGATAATGtacagaaaatttaattaagagcagaaaaggaaaaatgatCACCGCTACGGCAAACTACAAATTTATCAATGGTGATTATTCCGCCCTTAGTAAGAATGTCATAACATCCTATTGTTCcaaatctatatacataaaagaaagtcgtgttagttactctatttataactcaagaacggctgaatcgatttgactgaaaattggtgggcaagtagcttagaaccaggaaacggacataggataatttttacccggttttctattttatattccgcgcggacggagtcgcgggtaaaagctagtatgttatatttcCCACCACCTCAGTAGGCCCACATAAAGGTGTGCCATAAAAGTTTGTGGTTAGTAGCAATAGAACCGCAGCTTCCCCAACGTGGGACGACGCGGAGGCTGGCCACACCACGCTCTCGAGTCAGGCTCGAATGTCAACCACGTCCAATACTCTGTATGTAATTACACGCCATCATGTCACGTCCgcgaaaaataaatcaagcgAACTACtacgtaatttaatattgtcataacgagattttaaaactgtttgcGCATGTTGTTTTTGCCAATAAATTAATGCACATTAGTTAGATAAACACGTCATCAGTAAGAATTTGctattaatagtaaaattctTTGATACGTTTTCTTCTGATTTTagcaaaactttaaaacacatttttcatCAATTAAATTGGTACATGTAACATTCCATTACAAAATTCGTTCGTTAAttgtatgtaaatgtaaaaaaatataaaatctaaattatatatcaaaaattgtgaaaaacaaatcaatcgaataacatattaactgaaaatataatattctttgaactacttgtattatatataaagttgTTATATAAGCAACAAGGATACTTGCAGCAGTCGTATTGTAAACTGACCACGCGTCGTCTCACTGccaaaatcattaaatattcaCACCAATGTCTCCCTTACGTCTTCTTTCGTATTCCATGTTAGAAATCACGATTTCATACATTGCCAAAAAACGTGCGTATCAAAGCATCATTTCGAatgcaaagttttttttgtgtataaatagtccttattttttaaaacaaaacacaaacgCTACGTAGTATAGCTGAATGTCATCAATTTGTCTCTCTTTGCCTCTGCTTAATactaaaaacacaaaaataaagtttgttttctttattaaaaagaattcaTTTGTAAAAGATATTTGTGGCAAAAGCGTATTATCAGACATTGTCTTCCGCCAATCGATAACCGCTCGTTTGTTTAAGCCAGTAATTGCGTGGGTAGATCCAGCGCCGATAAATTGCAGGTTCGCGTAATATATAGCAAGGGAATTAACACTAACAGGTTACAGAGCATGCTGCTAGCTGGTAGCTATCGTGCGACACACTGGAGCACTTTACACAAAGCCCCGAGCGCAAAATATAGACGCAGCGATACCACCCCCCACATTATGTTCATCCTTTGTAACCCTGACGGTACAATGGCTTGCCACCTCTTATATTTTCAACCCTTTAGTCGACAAGCCGTCTAACATCCAGCTTTTGCATTAACATTGATTTAGCATCTTACCGcactttatcaaaattataaatctatgtttattaaaaggtatctctaaAATGGATCAAAGGATATAGCTAAAATTTGTcttagatgtaaaacatactctagaagaacaaataggctactaaatattttttacgtgTGACacttatagtaaaattaagggttgaataataaaataaatctaaataaatgataaaaattcaaaagacTTTTCCCTAGGAAAATCAAAATGCAATTCTCTATCTTGTAAGCAgatataaatctaataatagCGACGAAGCCCCAAGTTGTTTTCCCACGATAACAAGTAATGTGGCTAAAGTAAAAAACTAGAATGTGAGAGCCGGGGCCTGTTCTGACGCACAAGGAGTCAGCTTGCTGCATATTTCTTGCATCTCGTATCTGACGCAAATTATTATCactgtacttttttattgttatttgtgtATCTGATAAGTGTATATGCTCCTTTATCCTTTAATAATCCGTAACACACATTAAGTTCTCATTAAGTTACTGGTTACTAAAaatatctagtaataaataaatttttataacaacaatattaatcTCTATATATGCCAACCAAGGTCGGGTTGTGTTTATACGAGTATTTAAACAACATCAGAcaaatgagaaattattattttcacactCACTCATAAACATCCATTATCATAATTATGCCacttgagaaataaaacaacgcTTCAGAAcgattattgttattaaataaaggcacaataacaatttaataaataaagacagAACGACAGACAACAATAGTATCGTTAGCAATTTACTACTGCTTAATTTAGATACAAACAAACTACTAAAGTACACAGTAATTGCTAAATAGATGCAAAAGTATGCACATTCGATATCCTGCCTTCCCATTCGGAGTGCTCGGTCTAAGTGACGTAGAAATAACGGGGGAAACGTACGTGTTAAATGCATTCTCAGACACATTGCAATTTGCCCGGAGATTAAACCAGCAACATCTGGCTTGCCCAGAATTATCCTACATAACTTATGAATGcacattttatatctttgtaCTCTACGCTATCACAATATATTTacgataatattaattatacacgtacattttaattatacatgtaattgatatttaacttgacattatatttacttagaaATTATGTGtgattaaatactaatttattactaatttaactAATGGTTTCTATCATTCAAACACCACAAaacacatattaaaatatatttttattgtaaatttatatctttaaaatgtagatttttgtaactttaaaaaattccaTGTTAGAATACCTACGGTCTTTATGACATTCAACCTCTAAGAACTACCATCAATCAATACAGATAATGTTAAGGCTTTAAATCAAGTGTCCATTGTTACAGGCAGAAGATGGCGTGTGTGGAGAGGATTAGGCACTAATCCAAAATGGCCGTCGCCCGCGCGGTCCTGGTCCTTTTAGCGTCGACGGCGCACGCCTGGATGCCGGATGCTAATGCACGGATACACGTTAAATACGGTAACTGATACCTTCGTATATCTCACTCTGAgtgttacatttatataccTCATTGTCTTCCTCATGTGCAATAAGCGACTCGCCCAGCTTCGCATGGTACGCTGTCTTTAAACATTTCGTAACAATAATACTATTAAACATAGGCGTTCAGGGAATAAGCAGAATAGGGCAGCTGCCAAAAAAATggaaatagatttaaaaactacttcGAAATACTAAGATGACTACAATCCATATGAGATACACGCAGATAACTCTAAAACTACGCATTCCCTTTACATTGGGAAAATTACTATTAGACCCATCTACCTTGATCATCACACGGCCTATACTAGTCATGGATAATGTAGcattataattatgaatgAACTTTTGAATTCGATTTAATggcttttaactttttttcctTACAAGTAAATGAATCTTTACTCTAAACAATATTAGTGTGGATACATAtgcaacaaattatttttataaattacttagaGGATAAGAATTTTTGGcacgtatatatattatactgtTACATAGGTCAATAATACCGTATAACGTCGCTTAGGTAACAATACCGCGCAAGTTAAAAATGACAAGTTATCAGGAGACACAAAAAACTGATTATTTCCTTTGAAATACTACAGACTTGTTAACTGAatagaaaaatagttttagatTAGGTTCAATAATAATGTCACAAGTTAAAATATGcgtatataataatgtataagtataaaattgaCTTATGCGGTATTAGCTTTACAAAAACGAGACTTCTGCggtatttaaactttttatttattataatgtaaggaaaataatatgttaacaaattatacGTATAATACGtagaagtataaaatatagcaGTCTCAACAAGTACTAGGACTTCTTacacaaattatttcaaaagaatGACGTAGTGTCATAGGTTAAATCACATTGCTTAAGTAACTAGTTTTGGTAATCATCTAGCTTctacagttaaataaaatagtaaacgtaataaaactattttaacaaaaatagaaaataaactttaaaaaacaaaaaaaaactgtttctatctattatagtttaatttttaataaaaaaatatattatcagtCTTAATCATCTCAGTCTGATAATTTGATGAAATACCACTAAAAGTTTGATTACTGTGACCTCAcagtaattaaactttaaatggtATTTCATCGTAAAATGTATGGCAGTTAGATGGTAGCACCGCTTTTAAGTCTTGGAGATCCTTGTATTTTCGCTGGGAAATTGGTAATCTTGCATCATACAATTTAGGCAGCTCACTTAAGGGCGGCACAGCATTACTCAATTTTAGTGGACGTTGAGGCAAGAGATGCAGCTGAGGGTCttcgaaatttaatttataccaaaTAGTACCATCTGGTTTGTAAGTTATAAGCTTTAAATCAGTCACAGTGGGATCATTAGTTTTCTTGCCCGGGCGTATGGTTTTGTAGATTAATGTTTTACtaaaatcagtaaaaaaattataatccaGATAACGACAGTCGTAGGGCATTGGATAAGATCTAGCTGATTTTGCTATACTTGCATACTGAGAAGGTAAGTAGATTTCTCTTCCTTTTAATTTGCATTCGATGGCACTATGCACAGAATCGCATTCCATCTGAGTATGCCCTTTTTCTAGatatttttgagttataataACTTGCTTTTCTATTGCCAAACGTAAAAGGGCATTACTCAAGACAGAATTTCGATTCTGTGCACAGCAACCATCGGAAAATAGTATTACAGGTAACAATTTCCTATTCAATACACTTTGCAATTGATCAACAATACAAGATGCAAACACAGAAGCTTCCAGTGAGGCATTAGATTCATCAAACCAGTAACAAACAGCCTCGTGAGTAGCCAAATTATACATTGTAAAGTTATGCACACACAGTTTCGTTTTATAGTAGATAGCACTTGCCTGAAGATTAGGAGCTAATTTAACTGATTGAACATCTTGCGTAAATACATGGCATTTTCCTTCTTTGGCTAAATCTTTATCTATTTCTTTTTCCTTTCTAGCTTTTTCCTTCCGTTGTCTATGTAGTGCTATTTCTGCGTCATTAATATTGCCTGCTTCATGACCACAGCATACATCACACCGATCTTTTTTCGGATGATAAAGGCTTAAAttaagctttaaaaaaatgttatcaaaaatCCTGCGACTAAGACATTCTACTGATTCAAATTCACATTTACTAGAAAATTCCTTGTATAGCTGCGCCATGTTCTGAAATAACGGCTCTAGGTATTGTCTTGACGTACTGGATCTACAGTAGTGTGATGGCATTTTAGGAAGACTATTAAGGAATTCCTCCGCAAAGACATGAGCAGCttgctttttttttgaatGGATTTCTTTTTGTGAATGTGGTGGCATGGCGCTGTTTGTTTTCTCAAGCCAATAACGTACAAACCAGTCCTTAATCCCTAAAGTATTTAGAAACATCTTCTTGCATACTTGGTAGCGTATATTTTCAATAGTTAAGAAATAAGCTAGAGTTTTAAATCTTGTTGACTCAGGATTCTTAGTAACCTTTTTGTCATTTGCTATAACATGACAACAtacaaaagtttttctttgttcCCATGACATCGTTTTCCAAAACGTGTTAAATAActcttttcttttatcttcATCTATGTTCTGACAACTTCTCAGTTTCGATTTCTTACAAAAAGATGAAATACATGAAGGTTTCATGCTTCGTGCAGGCCTTAACACATCatgatggattttttttttaatatttttattggtcGTGACTCGTCTATAGCCTAAATACGGCTCTCCTTTCattcttaaatttttgtttaggtTTTTCTTCCACTTACCAGGCTCTTTATTAGCTTTGTTTTtcctttttctattaattgataaatctCCGTAATACGTATCAGTGTTTGCTAAATCATGGGGTTGTGGGTTAGATGTCTCACCAGCAGTGGCAACTTCATTAGGTTGAGACCTTGATGCGTCACCAATAACAGTGACTTCATTAGGTTGGGGCATCGACGTATCACCAACAGCGGCAACTTCATCGATTTGGGGGCTTGATATTTCAGTTGAAGCAGTTACTGTAACAGTAGAATCCAGTACATCGGGAATATCATTTGCGATAACATTTACATTGGTTTGAGGATTAGGGTTTCCAAAAAATGTACTAGTTTCTATCAATAATATCTTGTTCGTTGAAGAAACATCAGGAATAAATTCATTCATTGAAATGTCCATTACTGAATTATTGCCAATGtccgtaaaattaaatgaagaatTGTCTATCAtctctataaattttaagttgtcAATGTTAGTTATATTTGCGTCATTCTCCTTTGTGTTGTTAATTTCTACTTTATCTTGAAATATCGTATTACTGCTGAATGTGATTGTATCAGTTTGTGCAATATCTTCATCATCAAGGCTGGCATGTCCGAAAGTTATACTATAATCTGCTTGATGTAAGTGCTCAGTAATAGATTCGTCAGTTGATTTAGAAGCAGAATCCATAGATTTGGGGTAAAACTTATAATGTTTATCTGTTACCTGTGCCAGCTTTTCgctatttattctttttaaaataatcttttttttttctaataacgCTTCCcgccttttttttaaatcaagtaaAGTCAAGACCTCAGTCTCCACTTTCTCCTCATCATTCATTCTGGAAGCGTTATCACCAAGGTCCTCGgccattttcataatatgCTGGAACAAATAAAgtgtgttaattatttaaaactatgtaaCTAAAGTTTGTTTAATACCGCTCAAGtccttttaaaatgtttagggAACACAGCGTAagtctaaataaaaagtttacaataCCGCCTAAGTCAGTGAATATTACACTGAAAAACCGCCGATGTATTGATGTGTTTAAATTCCTCTATAATAACAGTAATTTCAAGCTGATATACTAGAACATAATGAATAGTCGAGTTGGCTTACCTTTTTGTTGCATCAGAACTGTCGGTCTCGCTGATAAAAccgtgataaataaataaaaaacagtaaattttCTGCGCGGTCACACATTCACTCGAAACAGTATGGCGGTCTGACGACTTATGCGGTTGTGGAACAACAAGCGATTTGCGCGGTGCCAGAACTGTTCAAATAACGCGCTGCGattggttaattttaaaatttttgtaacataaatcgACGCGCGCCATCAAAATCTATCCAATGAAGTATAAAACGTCATATGGCCATTTTTCGACTTACGCGGTATTGTTACCTAAGCGACGATAAGTAGTTTAAGAAACGtaacgttatttattttagacatCGTTCTTATTCGGTCAATGCTACGATATTCTTTCGGATGTCTCTATATGGTCTAAACAGATGTCGTTGTGTCTATTTTTATGTCCCACTTCCTGTGTGGTATAAATGGGATTAAAAGTGTATAAAAGTCTTTAAATACATGTACCGAAAAGTTTGCTCAGGCTTTAGTAACCTAgtgtgttttaataataacaaggaGAAAAGTCGCACTTAACTgttcataataattattataattataattcgtAGGGTTAAAAGGTGTGAGGTAAGAACTTTTGTCTGTCATGGCGATGTTaacatgtatatttatattttggacGCTTATTTTACcttaacttgttttaaaatagaaacttAATACTAAAGTTATGACGTCATACACATTACAGTATACACATTACAGtattaaacacaaattaaCATCAATgcgttttatttgtaattctcaattataatttaataatgtttttcgcaaaataaagttaaagctttttaattttcaaatcttAAATAAAGCTTTAGAATGAAAAGTTATgtgaatttcatttaaaaaggtGTAGTATGTAGGGGACGGAATGTAAACTTTTATGCAATAATTTTCCTCATACGTGCTATGTGCAGAATTTAAATGGAGTAGGCATTTCTTACGTGAGTTAACACTGCAGGTGCAACACGGCTGACAATATTAATCGTGCGAAACACGcgagaatttttcaaataatcatTATGAAATCGACAATTCTTATTGCTGTTTAATCGCATTACAAAAGAGCTTTGTCCTCACTTCCACGTAGGCCTGGGTAACCACACCATTGTAAACCTACCTTTATTTTCGCATTCGCTTTGTATTTCTGATTGGGGttcttttattaagatttacagatatataaagtttcaatCCCGTTTTACttacgtttaaatttaaatatgtataatgtcatatattaaaatttcactatGAAATAACGGAAAACATGCTCAGTTtacattaaaactattattgttCATATAAAATCAATGCAAATCTAGTTTGATACTGTTGTTAACATCGcattatcataataattaaattagtaacaaattgattgcAGTGCGTAACAACTAGTGGCGGTGAAAGCCGTAATCAAATTCAGCTTGTTACCGCTTGCCAGCTCGGCCGCCGAGCGCGACGTATAATGCTAAGCTAGCCAAGCTAAATCTGTATAATCCACGTCCAATTACCACGAATCCTGTTAACTCTGCCAGCATCGTAAATGTATTTACTACATGCACCAACAAACGCTGTAACGCTGACCGTATAGCTTGTATTCGGCTTAATTCATTGGCGCCGGCGTCaaaagctttataaaatagaCCTAGAATTAGCTTTGAATATCTGCTTACTTAGTTAATCATCAGTACTGTTTTAATAGTTACTTTAAAGTAGTACAATCTGGTAATGATGCGGttaaaagcatattaaacCGGACCATCGTGATAATGATATTCACATAGACTTTCAAAAGATACCTTTTCTAGGTACCATTTTTCTCTTGTTGCAAAATTAGGataattagaatttaaaagtaattaaaatggaaTACTCCGTCTGAGACGTTTGAAACTACTTCGCTATGCAAATGGCATTGACAAATGACAAAACATCGAATTTCACTCGATACAATACCTCGCGACCCACTTCGCATTAATCACTGTGAATAATGAACATAGTTTTTGCAACAAATACGTAATGAACTACGAggaagaataatttaaaacttgtcatattaaaatatccaTACAAATGGAGTCATTAGTAGACTTGCAAACTATGAAATGGACATATAACTAGATGGTAAAACGAATTCTATATTTCGCTACTACATAACTCGGTAAAAGTAACGGAAAATTTTGATTATCAGCGAAGACTATCGCGGTCACAACTTTTGGTAGACGCACCTTTACTTTGCGTACTACATTTAggcatttttatatcattagacCAACTTCACATAcctgaaagtatttttttggaCTCATTTcttcttttcaattttttccCCACTGAGAGTCCTTCGTAATGAAAAAAAGATGATACAATAGTATATCAAGTCTCttagaaagtaaataaaagaactTTTCTGATGTTGATTATTCAGttcttaaaactaattaaaactattaattaatattttctgttaatagattaaaaacGGTAACTTCTTTTGGAATCGCGTTccaatacatttaattaacttatttaagtGTGCTGAATATTCGATAGCAAAGATCTCGAATTCAAACACGTTACATTGAACTGCATTAAATAATGAGAAGGTAGTAAGTAGATATAGCCAGGGCTGCCAATTTTCAAGAAACGTAGACCCGAAGGGCGACAAAATAAAGAATGACCACCTGTGTCATATCAACCTAGACTTTTAACTGACAACGACGACCCGTAAACATCGATTCCGAACCTACAACTTCAATATGAACCAGAAAGCAAGTAAAACCCGATGAGATGGCAGCCCTAGTAACCGCTATATCTTCCGTTACTACTTTCAGTCCagcttttttgtaaatttatattgttaatatgtTTCCTCgacttcaattgttttttaccAAAACATGAATACTTCAAGTAAGAGTTTTTCAGGCTTTGTACTGGATACAAAATGctgataacttttaaaaatagaaattagaccttttattgaaatgtacagtgtttgtaaaaaaacccTATGcgcttgtaaaaaatattcaatgccAAGAAATGCACGTTAACTCGTATCTTGTTAGCGccttttctaaatatatattccgTGAGTTGTATATTTATGGACGCGTTCTTTTGTTTCAGGAGAGGAGACTTCAGAGCAGTTTGTGGGCAACTCGACCGCACCGGACCACTTTCGTATATTAGACAAAGATGATTTCTCTATCATCGTCGGTGGCAGGTGAGTTCATTCAGAAAAGACTCAGTTCTTATCATGGACCTATCCTaaatgaaacaaacaatgtcataaatattattttatctaattattatcattttgtatattaattaaccCATtgcacatatatatatatatatatatatatatatatatatataattttaacatatactGACCTGATTTAAACAGTggcaaaaaattattatttttgtgttataattAGCCATAATCGAAATCGGTCATGAGTACGGTATTATCACTGACACCGTTACACACTAATAactttaatcatttttttcacACAAAACACAATGTTAAAAGTCGCTTGGCCAACAACAGTCAAGTTATCCACTTTGATctgagaataaaatatataacagtgTAAGTCTAGCGATCTGAGAGACTATCGCTTTTGCTTtgcatgttataaaaaaacaaatatttatgaaaatatgcGGACTTTTTTTTGTGCATTGCCACCATAACCAAATTCCTATAATGTATTCAAAGAAAGTACTTAATAGGTAAAACTCTCTGATGTTATTTCGGAAAAACGATGTACATAAATTAACATCAATTATAATATACCATTACATACCATATTTATTCAGGTGATGAAAACTCCTTGGatgctataattttttaaacaatacccCACCAGACGAAATTAATTGTACTCATTTGTTACAGAAATGccgtttataatttaagcCTGTACGACTTGTCTGAAAACGTTGATCAGGTAAGTTTTAatactacatattttaatattaatttttcgataattttatagttaataaCTGTAGCTCGCAACTCCGTCTgcgtgtaatttaaaaaaaaacttgcagcctatgtgttcttccagaatatgttctacatctgtgccaaatttaatcaagatccgtagagccgttctggagataccttctaaaaaacatccatccatccatctaaacttacgcacttataattagtaagattaggtATGATGTAGAGAGGTATTTTAGGTGTTTGCGTCAAACAAACATGTCTGTAGTCACGGCCGCCTTAGGCTAAAAACAGTACTAACGAAACTTACcattttatacaacaaatGCAAACTCTggatatgttttgttattccATCTATATAGCAAACGTTTTCTCGTCGTTGTCAATAAGATTCAAGTACTTATAATACTTCCTTGTGTTTATCGCTCTCAGATATAGGAGTAGGGTTAGGGAACCTTggatatagtaaatatttaattaagtaaaaaactattaaatataagcacttatagataacaaaattaaagtcaatctttaaaactactgACATACACAACATCTTAAAATACTTGGAAAATAGTTGAGTGAGTTCAAGTACTTGTTTAAGAAGTCAATTCATTTTAGAATTAAGAGTTGATTTAAGATCCTTATTTGTTAACTTCCCATGTATTTATACTGCGAGTAAATGCCTttgcaaaaacatattttaactcTTTGCTTTTAAAGGATAACGAGATTGAGgacattatattttcttacaattgcttcgacagtgaaaactcacgtaCACAGAACCGTGCTTTCAACCAGACGATTTTTATCTAATGGTGACAAGTAGTCTTATCAACTATTTACTTGTAATTTGGAGCGGAATGATAAAGGTGTGGCTACTGTTCTgaaattctatataaaaatactctaaatcaattttaaatcttttagatAAAGCAGAAACTTATGTCACAATATgtgattattaattaagaactttAGCCTGTTTTTCAAGATTAAAAACATGacaagtattattattttataaaataaattactataaaaacaaGAATTTTACTTATCACACA includes the following:
- the LOC106707885 gene encoding uncharacterized protein LOC106707885; translation: MKMAEDLGDNASRMNDEEKVETEVLTLLDLKKRREALLEKKKIILKRINSEKLAQVTDKHYKFYPKSMDSASKSTDESITEHLHQADYSITFGHASLDDEDIAQTDTITFSSNTIFQDKVEINNTKENDANITNIDNLKFIEMIDNSSFNFTDIGNNSVMDISMNEFIPDVSSTNKILLIETSTFFGNPNPQTNVNVIANDIPDVLDSTVTVTASTEISSPQIDEVAAVGDTSMPQPNEVTVIGDASRSQPNEVATAGETSNPQPHDLANTDTYYGDLSINRKRKNKANKEPGKWKKNLNKNLRMKGEPYLGYRRVTTNKNIKKKIHHDVLRPARSMKPSCISSFCKKSKLRSCQNIDEDKRKELFNTFWKTMSWEQRKTFVCCHVIANDKKVTKNPESTRFKTLAYFLTIENIRYQVCKKMFLNTLGIKDWFVRYWLEKTNSAMPPHSQKEIHSKKKQAAHVFAEEFLNSLPKMPSHYCRSSTSRQYLEPLFQNMAQLYKEFSSKCEFESVECLSRRIFDNIFLKLNLSLYHPKKDRCDVCCGHEAGNINDAEIALHRQRKEKARKEKEIDKDLAKEGKCHVFTQDVQSVKLAPNLQASAIYYKTKLCVHNFTMYNLATHEAVCYWFDESNASLEASVFASCIVDQLQSVLNRKLLPVILFSDGCCAQNRNSVLSNALLRLAIEKQVIITQKYLEKGHTQMECDSVHSAIECKLKGREIYLPSQYASIAKSARSYPMPYDCRYLDYNFFTDFSKTLIYKTIRPGKKTNDPTVTDLKLITYKPDGTIWYKLNFEDPQLHLLPQRPLKLSNAVPPLSELPKLYDARLPISQRKYKDLQDLKAVLPSNCHTFYDEIPFKV